A single genomic interval of Borrelia hispanica CRI harbors:
- a CDS encoding coiled-coil domain-containing protein: protein MKSFYIKFCLLVILIISCSQATQENLAWKKAFGTQRTQQSTNNTYRDLKSKQDKLHKLRKGTRNTTEKIKEKPLELERKEQKAQQLESELESARKTQEETRETKLQKEKEQETQRLKSELESELELAKKTQEEIRVAKAQEAEQKIKKQLELEEQIVERGIIAIEEKIEELKSKLLKTKEEEALAEEAFDKAYDKLEEAEKTENEEEKIRAQQEEELASLKYEDLEYARYTIEQELEDTEKTLKSEQAKLSYAQSGISQDEIKEKETILNELFQLTSQINGDDNPNNSITNSNMHEKFPASYGHGLGIPLVSFSILKEGDRRFFTKYFNNKAIAAAFKYNKDRIYPILLGVTRIYNAYKKLKEKGYGTKEDENYKKMKEYANVTTNFLYNINSMIPNLNGYQNVLYDINRNIHKVKINATTEELSNIKDKFEQYIQKLLETANEIHIRVNSVRFQQVNVLPETEEYYKVFKSINDDDDLQQEIKTTNNYFGECMAYARSIMQRVIPQEN, encoded by the coding sequence AAAATTTAGCATGGAAGAAGGCATTTGGTACACAACGTACACAACAATCAACAAACAACACTTATAGAGATTTAAAAAGCAAACAGGATAAATTACACAAGCTAAGAAAAGGAACAAGGAATACAACAGAAAAAATAAAAGAAAAACCATTAGAATTAGAAAGAAAAGAACAAAAAGCACAACAACTAGAATCAGAACTAGAATCAGCAAGAAAAACACAAGAAGAAACAAGAGAAACAAAATTACAAAAAGAAAAAGAACAAGAAACACAACGATTAAAATCAGAACTAGAATCAGAACTAGAATTAGCAAAAAAAACACAAGAAGAAATAAGGGTAGCAAAAGCACAAGAAGCAGAACAAAAAATAAAAAAACAATTAGAATTAGAGGAACAAATAGTAGAAAGGGGAATAATAGCAATAGAAGAAAAAATAGAAGAACTAAAATCAAAATTATTAAAAACTAAAGAAGAAGAAGCATTAGCAGAAGAGGCATTTGATAAGGCATATGATAAATTAGAAGAAGCAGAAAAGACAGAAAACGAAGAAGAGAAAATACGAGCACAACAAGAAGAAGAACTAGCATCATTAAAATACGAAGATCTGGAATATGCAAGATATACAATAGAGCAAGAATTAGAAGATACAGAAAAAACATTAAAAAGTGAACAAGCAAAACTATCATATGCACAATCAGGAATATCACAAGACGAAATAAAGGAAAAAGAGACAATTTTGAATGAACTTTTTCAATTAACTTCACAAATTAATGGTGATGATAACCCAAACAACAGTATCACGAACTCTAATATGCATGAAAAGTTTCCTGCCTCCTATGGTCATGGGCTGGGAATACCTTTAGTTTCATTCTCCATTTTAAAAGAAGGAGATCGCCGTTTCTTTACTAAATATTTCAACAACAAAGCTATTGCTGCTGCTTTTAAATATAATAAAGATAGGATATATCCAATATTATTGGGTGTAACTAGAATATATAATGCTTATAAAAAATTAAAGGAAAAAGGCTATGGTACTAAGGAGGATGAAAATTATAAAAAAATGAAAGAATATGCAAATGTTACTACTAATTTCCTATATAACATAAATTCAATGATACCAAACCTTAATGGTTATCAAAATGTGTTATATGATATAAATCGCAATATTCACAAAGTAAAAATAAATGCAACAACAGAAGAACTTTCAAATATAAAGGATAAGTTTGAGCAATATATACAAAAATTACTTGAAACAGCAAATGAAATACATATACGTGTAAATTCTGTGAGATTTCAACAGGTTAATGTATTACCAGAAACAGAAGAATATTATAAAGTCTTTAAGAGTATCAATGATGATGATGACCTTCAACAAGAAATTAAGACTACAAATAATTATTTTGGTGAATGTATGGCATATGCTAGGTCAATAATGCAAAGAGTAATCCCTCAAGAAAATTAG